CGGCGAGTTCCTGTTCGCGATCCGGCCCTACAGCCCCTACGTGCCACGCGCCGTGCACGCCCTGGTGGCGTACCTGCGCACCACGCTGCAGGCGGGTTTCGGCACCTGAGCGCGGCCACTCATGCGCTCACTCGCGCACGTCGACCACCACCCGCTCGCCGAAGTCGGTCCGCTCCAGCCAGCGCAGCAGCGCCGCCGCGGCGACCTCGGCCGACCAGAGCCTGCCGCTGCGCTGCAGGTCGACGAAGCGGTCGTGCTCCGGGAACTCGGCCGGATCGCCGGCGCGCAGCTGCACCTGCATGTCGGTGTCGATCACGCCCGGCGCGAGCGACACCACCCGCGCCGGCCAGGGCTGCTGCGCCTCTTCGAGCGCCAGGGCGCGGCTGGCGTTGTCCAGGCCGGCCTTGGCCGCGCAGTAGGCGGCGCTGCCGGCCATGCCGCGCCGGCCCAATCCGGACGACACGTTGAGCAGCTTGACGCCCGCGCGGCGGCGCGCCGACCAGTCGCGCGTGCCACGCAGGAACACCGCGGCCAGCAGCAGCGGCGCCTCCAGCCCGACCCGCAGCGCCTGCACCAGCGCGGCCGGATCGGTGTCGGCGGCGCTGCGCAGCGGCGCCAGCACGCCGGCGTTGTTGATCAGGGTGACGCCGGCATGGCGCTCGCCATCCTGTGCGGCCAGCCAGGCGGCCAGGCGTTGGGATGCCGGCAGCGCGTCGGCCAGGTCCTGCGACCAGGCCTCCAGGACATGGCCGCGCTGCTGCGCCAGTTCGGCCAGGGCCGGATCGGGCTGGCGCTGCAGCGTCAGCAGATGCTGGGACGCCTCGCGGGCGAGGATGGCGTGGGCGATCGCGAGGCCGAGGCCGCGCGAGGCGCCGGTGAGCACGGTGAGCAGGCTGTCTGGCATGAAGCGGATTCTGATACGGGCACAGCCGCCCGGGGTACAGGTCGTCACGATCGGGCCGGATCGCGGTTCCATAAAATCCGCCGGCCCGTCCCTGTTGCCGAGACCGCCATGGATCCCCTCTTCAAGCCCGCCCGACCCGCCTTGCGCGCCTTCGCAGCGCGCCTGCACGACGGCCGACCGAACCGGCGCGACATCGGCCTGCTGTTCGGCAGCGCGGCGGGCTTGCTCGGCGGCTGCGCCAGCCCGGGCGGCGTGCCGCCGACCGGCGACACGGCCGCACCGGCTGCGCGGGCGACCCCGTCGGCATCGCCCGCAGCCCGGCCGCCGCCCAAGCCGGCCCCGATCGACGACGCCGGCGCCCGCGCGCTCGACGCGCAGCAGGCGCCGCAGCAGTTCTCGCTCGACCTGGGCGCGCTGCAGGACGTGGCCATCAACACCTACGTCGGCGAGATCGGCTTCGCCATCCAGGCCCAGGCGCCGCGGCGTGGCCTGCCCTACAGCTACCGCGCGCTCAACGCCCACCACCTGAACGCCTACGCCTTCCCGGCCGGCGGGCTGGGCATCACGCGCGGCCTGCTGATCGAGCTGCAGGACGAGGCCGAGCTCGCCGCGCTGATCGGCCAGCAGCTCGGCCACGTCAACGCCCGCCACGCACTGAGCCGCCAGCGCACCGATTCGGTGGCGCAGGCGGTGGTCACGAACACCGTGGCGGCCAGCCAGGAATCGGCCTGGACGCCGCCGATCGGGCTGGCCGGACAGATCGGCGCCAGCGCGCTGATCCCGACCTACTCGGCCGAACAGATGCGCGAGGCCGACGCGGCGGGGCTGCAGTACCTGGTCGGCGCGGGCTATCCGGGGCTCGGCATGGTGACGCTGCAGCAACGCCTGGCCGAAGCCGGGCAGCAGCGCCCGGCCCTGCTGGCGGCGATGGCGGCGGCGCAGCCGACCAGCCCCGAGCGGCGTGACGCGGTGCGCCGCAACGTCGAGACCCTGCACGCCGGCAGCCGCAACAGCAGCACGCGCCGCGAGCGTTTCATGGACCGCACCGCCAGCCTGCGGCACATGCGCGCGCTGATCGAGGCCTGCAAGAACGGCGAACTGGCGCTGGCCCGCAAGGACCTGACCGAAGCGCACGCGCAGTTCAAGTCGGCGCTCGAGATGGCGTCGCAGGACTACGCCGCCAACCTGCGCATGGCGCAGTGCCTGCAGGCGATGGGGCAGGTGCGCGAGGCGCGTGCATTCGCGATCGCCGCGCGCGACGCCTATCCGCAGGAGGCCCAGGCGCACAAGCTGGCCGCCACGCTGGCACTGGCGCAGCGCGACGCCGCCGCCGCCTGGCAGGACCTCGAGGCGCATGACCGCCTGCTGTCGGGCGACCCCGGCGTGGTGTTCCTGAAAGGCGTCACACTTGAGCTCATGGGACAAAGCAAACGCGCCGCCGAACACTACCGCGCCTACCTCGGCTACACCGAACAGGGCCAGGCCGCCCAATACGCCGCCACCCGCCTGAAGCTGCTCGGTCATGACCGCTGAAACACGCTGGTCGATGCCGCGGCTGATCGGCGCGGTGGTGCTCGGGGTGCTGGCCTTCATCGCGCTGGCGATCGCAGCGCCGCTGCTCTGGCACACCTGGCGCCCCGCGCCGCCGCCGCTGCAGCAGGGCGGCGCGCAGCCGTCCGGGACCGGCACGCCGTGGCAGATCCGGCTCGACGGTGCGGGCGGCAGCGCGGTGTTCGGCCTCGACCTCGGGCGCAGCACGCTGGCCGACGCCGCCAGCCGCTGGCCGGGCGAGGCGCTGCAGGTCGCGCTGGTGCGCAGCCCGGCGGGCGAGCTGAGTCTGGAGGCCTACCTCGAATCGATCCAGGCCAGCGGCGTGAACGGCAAGCTGCTGCTCGGCGTGACGCTGCCCGCCGATGTCGCGCAGCGCTGGGCCGAGCGCGCCACGCGCGACATGCCGCTGGCCAGCGGCGCCCATCGCCTCGGCCTGCATCACGACGATGCCACGCAGGCGCAGGCCCGGATGATCGACAGCCTGCTCTTCCTGCCCGCCGTGCGGCTCGACGAGGCGACGCTCGCCGAGCGCTTCGGCGCACCGGCCGAACGGCTCGCCACCGCCGACGGCCTGGTGCACCTGCTCTATCCCGACCGCGGCCTGGCGATCAGCCTGGCCGATTCGGGCCGGCAGCGCACGGTGCTGCAGTACGTGGCGCCGCGCGACTTCGCCCGCCTGCGCGCGCCGCTGCTGGCCGCCCTGACCCCGCCCGCACCGATCAACCACTGAACCCCAACCGAAAAGGAGTCCGCCGACATGGCCATGGACGTCATCGACTACGAGATCAAAGGTTCCGAGATGCAGTTCGTCGAGGTCGAACTCGACCCCGGCGAGGCCGCCATCGGCGAAGCCGGCAGCATGATGTTCATGGATGCCGGCATCGGCATGGACACCGTCTTCGGCGACGGCCGCGCCCAGCAGGGCGGCCTGTTCGGCAAGCTGCTCGGCGCCGGCAAACGCCTGGTGACGGGCGAATCGCTCTTCACCACCGTCTACACCAACAACGGCAGCGGCAAGCAGCGCATCGCCTTCGCGGCGCCCTACCCCGGCAAGATCCTGCCGATGGATCTGAGCAAGCTCGGCGGCACGCTGATCTGCCAGAAGGACGCCTTCCTGTGCGCCGCGCGCGGCGTGTCGCTGGGCATCGCGATCCAGCAGAAGCTCTCGGTCGGCTTCTTCGGCGGCGAGGGCTTCATCATGCAGAAGCTCGACGGCGACGGCCTCGCCTTCGTGCATGCCGGCGGCACCGTGGTGCGGCGCGAACTGCAGCCGGGTCAGACGCTGCTGGTCGACACCGGCTGCGTGGTGGCCTACACCGCGGGCGTGAGCTTCGAGATCCAGTACGTGGGCAAGATCAAGACCGCGCTGTTCGGCGGCGAGGGCCTGTTCTTCGCCAAGCTGAGCGGCCCGGGCACGATCTGGCTGCAGAGCCTGCCGCTCTCGCGCCTGGCCAGCCGCATCTTCGCGGCGGCGCCGCAGACCGGCGGCGGTGGCAAGGAACAGGGCTCGCTGCTCGGCGGCCTGGCCGCAGGCGGGCTGCTCGGCGGCATGCTGGGTGGCGGCGACGACGACTGAACCACGTCCGACCCTGAAACGGCAGCGGGGCCTTCACAGGCCCCGCTTGCTTTTCGTGCGGTCCGATGACGGCCACCCGCTGCGGGCCAGGACGGCCCGATCGGCTGTCAGCGCACCACCAGCACCTGCGTGTCGCAGTGCGTCAGCACCTTCTGCGTCTCGCTGCCCAGCAGCAGCGCCGCCACACCGCGGCGGCCGTGCGAGGCCATCACGATCAGGTCGCAACCCTGCGCCTTGCCGTACTCGAGGATGGCCTCCCACGGGTGCAGCGCCTCGACCGTCGCGGCAGAGCATTCGACACCGGCCGCGGCACAGGC
This portion of the Leptothrix cholodnii SP-6 genome encodes:
- a CDS encoding SDR family NAD(P)-dependent oxidoreductase, whose amino-acid sequence is MPDSLLTVLTGASRGLGLAIAHAILAREASQHLLTLQRQPDPALAELAQQRGHVLEAWSQDLADALPASQRLAAWLAAQDGERHAGVTLINNAGVLAPLRSAADTDPAALVQALRVGLEAPLLLAAVFLRGTRDWSARRRAGVKLLNVSSGLGRRGMAGSAAYCAAKAGLDNASRALALEEAQQPWPARVVSLAPGVIDTDMQVQLRAGDPAEFPEHDRFVDLQRSGRLWSAEVAAAALLRWLERTDFGERVVVDVRE
- a CDS encoding M48 family metalloprotease; translation: MDPLFKPARPALRAFAARLHDGRPNRRDIGLLFGSAAGLLGGCASPGGVPPTGDTAAPAARATPSASPAARPPPKPAPIDDAGARALDAQQAPQQFSLDLGALQDVAINTYVGEIGFAIQAQAPRRGLPYSYRALNAHHLNAYAFPAGGLGITRGLLIELQDEAELAALIGQQLGHVNARHALSRQRTDSVAQAVVTNTVAASQESAWTPPIGLAGQIGASALIPTYSAEQMREADAAGLQYLVGAGYPGLGMVTLQQRLAEAGQQRPALLAAMAAAQPTSPERRDAVRRNVETLHAGSRNSSTRRERFMDRTASLRHMRALIEACKNGELALARKDLTEAHAQFKSALEMASQDYAANLRMAQCLQAMGQVREARAFAIAARDAYPQEAQAHKLAATLALAQRDAAAAWQDLEAHDRLLSGDPGVVFLKGVTLELMGQSKRAAEHYRAYLGYTEQGQAAQYAATRLKLLGHDR
- a CDS encoding TIGR00266 family protein — protein: MAMDVIDYEIKGSEMQFVEVELDPGEAAIGEAGSMMFMDAGIGMDTVFGDGRAQQGGLFGKLLGAGKRLVTGESLFTTVYTNNGSGKQRIAFAAPYPGKILPMDLSKLGGTLICQKDAFLCAARGVSLGIAIQQKLSVGFFGGEGFIMQKLDGDGLAFVHAGGTVVRRELQPGQTLLVDTGCVVAYTAGVSFEIQYVGKIKTALFGGEGLFFAKLSGPGTIWLQSLPLSRLASRIFAAAPQTGGGGKEQGSLLGGLAAGGLLGGMLGGGDDD